One stretch of Prunus persica cultivar Lovell chromosome G1, Prunus_persica_NCBIv2, whole genome shotgun sequence DNA includes these proteins:
- the LOC18780364 gene encoding uncharacterized protein LOC18780364 isoform X1: MATSKILVFSIFLALLFSRITADPPLPNDGASASAPEVAGSSLKLKLELLQLKVSLLESSLDEKNRELKEKDESIRQMEKIIQEKSNSIALIQSGIESVQGRDSLDVVELTDKSHVQAGGLEKQVKRLREDIIMQNKRKDELETRASIAEQKIRELSLKLENLQKVSDGQKIGIRRTERDLQVAEEEMMKEKFGISSISRDLTEAHGGWLLHTFAVHIGNFQSYIVTYWNELGRPALDLGIEKALEIKTQVEVWAELNIESIRTKWIPSLKKQSFAFIACLKPHIQSIATNTVDVYHSSKRSIAPLVFKVQKLADPYIQEAKKFTDPYIDQVAMVTRPHFDKVSVVLQPCAEKVIYAYGQFIRTATFYHHEVEEMLKGNEFTQSLASMEVAWFAAAALLALPAVFLFKLYSAIFRKKTKKRSYSSQENHTRRRLKRAYPAK; this comes from the exons ATGGCAACCTCTAAGATTTTGGTCTTCTCCATATTCTTAGCCCTATTATTCAGCAGAATTACGGCAGACCCACCGCTTCCAAACGACGGCGCTTCCGCTTCTGCTCCAGAGGTTGCTGGTTCGTCTCTGAAACTGAAACTTGAGTTACTCCAATTGAAGGTTTCACTTCTAG AATCAAGCCTTGATGAGAAAAACCGTGAACTGAAAGAAAAGGATGAAAGTATTAGACAGATGGAGAAGATTATTCAAGAGAAATCAAACAGCATTGCATTAATACAAAGTGGGATAGAGTCTGTCCAG GGAAGAGACTCTTTAGATGTTGTGGAACTTACAGATAAGTCACATGTGCAGGCTGGTGGGCTTGAGAAGCAG GTTAAAAGACTTAGAGAGGACATCATAATGCAAAATAAGAGAAAAGATGAACTGGAAACCCGAGCAAGTATAGCTGAGCAGAAAATCCGTGAACTGAGTTTGAAATTAGAAAAT CTTCAAAAAGTTAGTGATGGACAGAAGATCGGAATTCGCCGAACTGAACGTGATCTTCAAGTGGCAGAG GAAGAAATGATGAAGGAAAAATTTGGGATCTCTTCGATATCTAGAGATTTGACAGAG GCCCATGGAGGATGGCTTCTGCATACGTTTGCAGTTCATATAGGCAATTTTCAG TCATACATCGTGACTTACTGGAACGAGCTTGGAAGACCAGCCTTGGATCTGGGAATTGAAAAG GCCTTAGAGATAAAAACTCAAGTTGAGGTTTGGGCTGAGCTCAACATTGAAAGCATCAGAACA aaatGGATCCCAAGTTTGAAGAAACAGTCTTTTGCATTTATAGCCTGTCTTAAACCACATATTCAGTCCATCGCTACAAATACTGTTGATGTCTATCATTCATCAAAGAGATCTATAGCACCACTTGTTTTCAAGGTGCAAAAGTTGGCAGATCCTTACATTCAG GAAGCTAAGAAATTTACCGACCCATACATTGATCAGGTTGCAATGGTGACAAGACCACATTTCGATAAAGTATCTGTTGTCCTGCAGCCGTGTGCAGAAAAAGTAATCTATGCATATGGACAATTCATCAGAACTGCAACGTTTTACCATCATGAG GTTGAAGAAATGCTAAAAGGTAATGAGTTCACGCAATCACTTGCAAGTATGGAAGTGGCATGGTTTGCG GCCGCTGCTTTACTAGCCTTGCCCGCAGTTTTCCTGTTTAAGTTGTATTCGGCTATTTTCAG aaaaaagacaaagaagcGTAGTTATAGTTCCCAAGAAAACCACACACGTCGCAGGCTCAAGCGTGCCTATCCTGCAAAATGA
- the LOC18778737 gene encoding stromal 70 kDa heat shock-related protein, chloroplastic produces the protein MASSTAQINVLGTASGSSFKRPNFTTPRTVFLGQRLGQTTPLKGFMSLRSSGVRRVGPLRIVNEKVVGIDLGTTNSAVGAMEGGKPTIVTNAEGQRTTPSVVAYTKNGDRLVGQIAKRQAVVNPENTFFSVKRFIGRKMSEVDEESKQVSYKVVRDENGNVKLDCPAIGKQFAAEEISAQVLRKLVDDASKFLNDKVTKAVVTVPAYFNDSQRTATKDAGRIAGLEVLRIINEPTAASLAYGFDRKNNETILVFDLGGGTFDVSVLEVGDGVFEVLSTSGDTHLGGDDFDKRIVDWLAADFKRNEGIDLLKDKQALQRLTETAEKAKMELSSLTQANISLPFITATADGPKHIETTLTRAKFEELCSDLLDRLRTPVETSLRDAKLAWKDIDEVILVGGSTRIPAVQELVRKVTGKEPNVTVNPDEVVALGAAVQAGVLAGDVSDIVLLDVTPLSLGLETLGGVMTKIIPRNTTLPTSKSEVFSTAADGQTSVEINVLQGEREFVRDNKSLGSFRLDGIPPAPRGVPQIEVKFDIDANGILSVAAVDKGTGKKQDITITGASTLPSDEVERMVSEAERFAKEDKEKREAIDTKNQADSVVYQTEKQLKELGDKVPAEVKEKVEAKLGELKESVAGGSTQAIKDAITALNQEVMQLGQSLYNQPGAPGAGAGAGPTPPGAEAGGPSESSSGKGPDGDVIDADFTDSK, from the exons ATGGCTTCCTCCACTGCTCAAATCAACGTCCTCGGCACTGCGTCTGGCTCTTCATTCAAGAGGCCCAATTTCACAACCCCGAGGACGGTGTTTTTGGGCCAGAGGCTCGGCCAAACGACGCCGTTGAAGGGCTTTATGAGCCTGAGATCCAGTGGCGTTCGAAGGGTCGGGCCGCTCCGCATAGTCAACGAGAAAGTTGTGGGTATCGATTTGGGGACGACTAACTCGGCTGTTGGGGCTATGGAGGGTGGGAAGCCCACCATAGTGACTAACGCTGAGGGTCAGAGGACGACGCCGTCCGTGGTGGCGTATACGAAGAACGGAGATAGGCTTGTGGGGCAGATTGCCAAACGACAAGCCGTTGTGAACCCGGAGAACACCTTCTTCTCGGTGAAGAGGTTCATTGGGAGGAAGATGTCTGAGGTGGACGAGGAGTCTAAGCAGGTGTCGTACAAAGTTGTTAGGGATGAAAATGGGAATGTTAAGCTTGATTGTCCTGCTATTGGGAAACAGTTTGCCGCTGAAGAAATTTCagctcag GTTTTGAGGAAGCTTGTGGATGATGCTTCAAAGTTTTTGAATGATAAAGTCACTAAAGCAGTGGTCACTGTGCCTGCTTACTTCAATGATTCTCAAAGGACTGCTACAAAAGATGCCGGTCGTATTGCTGGTTTGGAAGTTCTTAGAATCATAAATGAGCCCACAGCTGCCTCATTAGCATATGGGTTTGACAGGAAGAACAATGAAACTATCTTGGTATTTGACCTTGGAGGTGGTACTTTTGACGTCTCAG TACTGGAGGTTGGTGATGGTGTGTTTGAAGTGTTATCTACTTCTGGAGATACACATTTGGGTGGTGATGATTTCGATAAg AGGATTGTTGACTGGCTTGCTGCAGActtcaaaagaaatgaaggaatagaTCTGTTGAAGGATAAACAAGCTCTTCAGCGGCTGACAGAGACAGCTGAGAAAGCTAAGATGGAGTTGTCATCTTTGACTCAGGCTAACATTAG TCTGCCTTTCATTACTGCTACTGCTGATGGCCCCAAGCACATTGAGACAACCCTTACAAGGGCCAAGTTTGAGGAGTTGTGCTCAGACTTGCTTGACAG gCTTCGAACACCGGTTGAAACCTCCTTGAGGGATGCAAAACTCGCCTGGAAAGATATAGATGAGGTGATTCTTGTTGGTGGTTCAACACGTATACCAGCTGTGCAGGAGCTTGTAAGGAAGGTGACAGGGAAGGAACCAAATGTTACAGTTAATCCTGATGAAGTTGTTGCCTTGGGGGCTGCAGTTCAG GCTGGTGTATTAGCTGGTGATGTCAGTGACATTGTGCTCTTGGATGTGACTCCACTGTCATTGGGTTTGGAGACCCTTGGTGGGGTCATGACAAAGATCATCCCAAGAAACACAACTCTACCTACCTCGAAGTCAGAGGTGTTCTCAACAGCTGCAGATGGACAGACAAGTGTGGAGATTAATGTACTTCAAGGGGAAAGAGAATTTGTTAGAGATAACAAATCTCTTGGGAGCTTCCGTTTGGATGGTATCCCGCCTGCGCCACGGGGGGTTCCTCAAATTGAAGTCAAATTTGACATTGATGCCAACGGTATTCTCTCGGTTGCTGCTGTGGATAAGGGCACAGGGAAGAAGCAAGACATCACGATTACTGGTGCCAGCACATTGCCTAGTGATGAG GTGGAGAGGATGGTTAGTGAAGCCGAGCGGTTTGCAAAGGAGGacaaggagaagagagaggccATTGACACAAAGAACCAGGCTGATTCTGTTGTCTACCAGACTGAGAAGCAGCTGAAAGAGCTGGGAGACAAGGTTCCAGCCGAAGTTAAAGAGAAGGTTGAGGCAAAACTTGGAGAGCTCAAGGAGTCAGTTGCCGGGGGTTCAACTCAAGCAATAAAAGATGCCATCACGGCCCTTAACCAGGAAGTAATGCAGCTTGGCCAGTCTCTTTACAACCAGCCTGGCGCTCCCGGTGCTGGTGCTGGTGCAGGGCCAACTCCACCTGGTGCCGAAGCTGGTGGACCTTCAGAATCATCGTCCGGCAAGGGACCTGATGGAGATGTTATTGATGCAGATTTCACCGACAGCAAGTGA
- the LOC18780364 gene encoding uncharacterized protein LOC18780364 isoform X2: protein MATSKILVFSIFLALLFSRITADPPLPNDGASASAPEVAESSLDEKNRELKEKDESIRQMEKIIQEKSNSIALIQSGIESVQGRDSLDVVELTDKSHVQAGGLEKQVKRLREDIIMQNKRKDELETRASIAEQKIRELSLKLENLQKVSDGQKIGIRRTERDLQVAEEEMMKEKFGISSISRDLTEAHGGWLLHTFAVHIGNFQSYIVTYWNELGRPALDLGIEKALEIKTQVEVWAELNIESIRTKWIPSLKKQSFAFIACLKPHIQSIATNTVDVYHSSKRSIAPLVFKVQKLADPYIQEAKKFTDPYIDQVAMVTRPHFDKVSVVLQPCAEKVIYAYGQFIRTATFYHHEVEEMLKGNEFTQSLASMEVAWFAAAALLALPAVFLFKLYSAIFRKKTKKRSYSSQENHTRRRLKRAYPAK from the exons ATGGCAACCTCTAAGATTTTGGTCTTCTCCATATTCTTAGCCCTATTATTCAGCAGAATTACGGCAGACCCACCGCTTCCAAACGACGGCGCTTCCGCTTCTGCTCCAGAGGTTGCTG AATCAAGCCTTGATGAGAAAAACCGTGAACTGAAAGAAAAGGATGAAAGTATTAGACAGATGGAGAAGATTATTCAAGAGAAATCAAACAGCATTGCATTAATACAAAGTGGGATAGAGTCTGTCCAG GGAAGAGACTCTTTAGATGTTGTGGAACTTACAGATAAGTCACATGTGCAGGCTGGTGGGCTTGAGAAGCAG GTTAAAAGACTTAGAGAGGACATCATAATGCAAAATAAGAGAAAAGATGAACTGGAAACCCGAGCAAGTATAGCTGAGCAGAAAATCCGTGAACTGAGTTTGAAATTAGAAAAT CTTCAAAAAGTTAGTGATGGACAGAAGATCGGAATTCGCCGAACTGAACGTGATCTTCAAGTGGCAGAG GAAGAAATGATGAAGGAAAAATTTGGGATCTCTTCGATATCTAGAGATTTGACAGAG GCCCATGGAGGATGGCTTCTGCATACGTTTGCAGTTCATATAGGCAATTTTCAG TCATACATCGTGACTTACTGGAACGAGCTTGGAAGACCAGCCTTGGATCTGGGAATTGAAAAG GCCTTAGAGATAAAAACTCAAGTTGAGGTTTGGGCTGAGCTCAACATTGAAAGCATCAGAACA aaatGGATCCCAAGTTTGAAGAAACAGTCTTTTGCATTTATAGCCTGTCTTAAACCACATATTCAGTCCATCGCTACAAATACTGTTGATGTCTATCATTCATCAAAGAGATCTATAGCACCACTTGTTTTCAAGGTGCAAAAGTTGGCAGATCCTTACATTCAG GAAGCTAAGAAATTTACCGACCCATACATTGATCAGGTTGCAATGGTGACAAGACCACATTTCGATAAAGTATCTGTTGTCCTGCAGCCGTGTGCAGAAAAAGTAATCTATGCATATGGACAATTCATCAGAACTGCAACGTTTTACCATCATGAG GTTGAAGAAATGCTAAAAGGTAATGAGTTCACGCAATCACTTGCAAGTATGGAAGTGGCATGGTTTGCG GCCGCTGCTTTACTAGCCTTGCCCGCAGTTTTCCTGTTTAAGTTGTATTCGGCTATTTTCAG aaaaaagacaaagaagcGTAGTTATAGTTCCCAAGAAAACCACACACGTCGCAGGCTCAAGCGTGCCTATCCTGCAAAATGA